The Saxibacter everestensis genome has a window encoding:
- a CDS encoding helix-turn-helix domain-containing protein, with the protein MTMLLLREILGDALRRIRVEQKRSLREVAGTARVSVPYLSEIERGRKEVSSEILAAICRALHLDLRSLLSELRFQEEATVITLRSSGDIAAVGSQRRPVSGNAVLRAA; encoded by the coding sequence ATGACGATGCTGCTTCTTCGCGAAATTCTCGGCGACGCGCTTCGACGTATTCGTGTCGAGCAGAAGCGATCACTGCGCGAGGTTGCGGGGACCGCCCGAGTGTCGGTTCCTTACCTGTCGGAGATTGAGCGGGGACGCAAAGAGGTCTCGTCAGAAATTCTGGCCGCAATCTGCCGGGCGCTACACCTTGACCTCAGAAGCCTGCTCTCGGAGCTTCGCTTCCAGGAGGAAGCGACAGTGATTACTCTCCGCTCCTCCGGCGACATTGCGGCCGTCGGGTCCCAGCGCCGTCCGGTCTCCGGCAACGCCGTTCTTCGCGCCGCCTAG
- a CDS encoding RES family NAD+ phosphorylase, producing the protein MSQNVPAPPEPFEPLEEIIKRDALLFRVFTVAAGRGALSFNPGYGSVTRFGFFGQPRVPILYAADSLEAAVCETLLHDVPVEGGQLLTTNVDRSAAAGIRPTRNLRLAKFHGTGLRRLKVTQAQLTDTPPTKYDRTVRWAEAAYSAGFDGISWMSAKCNTDRAFVLFGGDRVATEDLRIDREHGHIFLAGADREWLIEFCATLHIDVSAPVR; encoded by the coding sequence GTGAGCCAGAACGTCCCGGCCCCGCCCGAGCCGTTTGAGCCGCTCGAAGAGATCATTAAACGGGACGCACTGTTGTTTCGCGTGTTCACCGTGGCGGCGGGTAGGGGTGCCCTCTCGTTCAATCCCGGCTATGGAAGCGTCACAAGATTCGGCTTCTTTGGGCAACCTCGTGTGCCGATCCTGTATGCCGCCGATTCCTTGGAGGCAGCGGTGTGCGAGACGCTACTTCACGACGTGCCGGTCGAGGGCGGCCAGTTGCTGACGACGAACGTCGACCGGTCAGCTGCCGCAGGAATTCGACCTACCCGCAACCTGCGATTGGCCAAGTTTCATGGAACCGGGCTGCGCCGCTTGAAGGTGACGCAGGCCCAGCTCACCGATACGCCTCCCACCAAGTACGACCGCACAGTCCGATGGGCGGAAGCGGCTTACAGCGCGGGCTTCGACGGAATCAGTTGGATGAGCGCCAAATGCAACACCGATCGAGCCTTCGTTCTTTTCGGAGGCGACCGGGTTGCCACGGAAGATCTGCGAATTGATCGCGAACATGGTCACATCTTCCTCGCAGGCGCCGACCGGGAGTGGCTGATCGAGTTCTGTGCGACCTTGCACATAGACGTATCTGCACCGGTCCGGTAG